Below is a genomic region from Paenibacillus rhizovicinus.
TCGCAACGTGGTATAAGTGATCCATTCCCAGCATTTCCTTGGTCATGATGATCCCGGAGGCTTGTACGCCTTGAAAATCCGCCTGCATCGTCTGCTTCACTTTCTGGGGGCGAAAGCCGATCGTGCCGATGGCCGGCAGAAGGACCGTGTTCATGCCCGGATCGCCGATAAAGGTCGCCACGAACAGGTTGGACGGATTTACATACACTTCTTTCGGCGTACCTTGCTGCATGATAATCCCATGATTGAAGATCACGATATCCGTAGCCATCGTCATCGCCTCGATTTGATCGTGCGTGACGAAGATGAACGTGGATTGCAAATTACGGTGCAGCTCAATGAGCTCGCTTCGCATTTGGTTGCGTAACTTGGCGTCCAAATTGGATAACGGTTCATCCATTAGGAACACTTCGGGCTGTTTCGATATCGCTCTGGCCAGCGCAATCCGCTGACGTTGTCCGCCCGATAATGTGGAGGGCTTGGCGTTCACGTAATCCTGCAGACCGACCATGTTCACCACTTGCTCGACTCGTTTCCCGATCTCATCCTTGGGAAGCCTTATATTTTTCAAACCGAACTCGATATTCTTGCGCACTGTCATATGAGGATAGATCGCATAGTTTTGGAATACCATGGCGATGCCTCGTTCGCCCGGTTCCGCCTTCGTGACGTCCTTGTCGCCAATGTACATCTGCCCGGCACTTACCTCCTCGAGTCCCGCGATCATGCGTAGAGCCGTCGTTTTGCCGCAGCCGGATGGGCCGAGAAGCACCGTGAAAGAACGATCTTTAATTTCAAGCTCCAAATTTTCGATGACGGTTTTTCCATTCGAGTACGTCTTCGTAATTTCTTTCATGTGAATGGCAGCCAACCTTCTCACTCCTTCCTGATCCAAACCCTATCTGTGGACGTGTTCTACTATTCGAATGATAAAGTTGCAGTGTAAAATCCAAATCAACTCCGAATTAATATCTTGTTAATTTTACTTTGTTTAATCTTTTTGTTCTTTTATGATTCTTTTTACCTATCATCTAAGGAATATCCAACCCGTTTGATCGGAGAGGTATACGTGAAAACGCAAAAAAGGCACCTGATTAGGTGCCGTCCGCAAGCTTTATTTTCGATTGCCGTATCGACCGTCGGCCGTCTTAATCAGCCGCCATTTCAATTCCCGGCCATGCCCGTCTCCCAAGCGGCATAGATCATGGCGACGGCGCCAGCCCGCGTGAGCGGCTCGGCCGGCTTGAAGCCGTCTTCCGGGAACGCGTTCAGGACCCCGATCTTGAACAGCGCGGCTACCGCCCCGCGGTTGGCAGCGGCAATATCAGCGCCGTCCTTGAAGGCGGATACGTCTTCGTCCGCGAGGTCGAGATGGAGCAGCGAGGCGAGCATGGACGCGCCTTCCTCGCGGGTGACGGCCTGGGCGGGCCGCATCAGGCCGCCGATGCTGTCGACGTATCCCGCCCGGAGAGCAATGGCGAAATCGCCGTCGTACCAGGCATCCCGGCGAAGGTCGGGATAATCCGCAGGGCCTGCATTCGTTAAGGCAAACGCGCGGTTGACGAAGGCGAGGAACTCGGCACGCGAGACGCTCTTGCCCAGCCGGACGGTCCCGTCGGCGTAGCCGTGCAGCCATCCTTTGGCCAGCCAATCATCCGATGTCGACGATGCCCAGAAACGGCTGGATTCCTGGGATGCCGCGCTTGGGGCGGCATAGCCCACAGCAGCGGCACCGGTCACTAAACTGAAGACAATCAGGAAGGAGAAGCTCATTCGTAATCGGCTCATTCGCATCAACGCTCCCTTGTATATAGTTGAATGGAGGGTCATAAAAACGCGGCGAGTGCCGCCAACGGCCAACGGCCGGCGGCCGGCTCACCTTGTGAGTTTCATTGTACGAAATTTATGGTGCGATAGCTGTCGAATGAAAGCGTATACGAAGGATTCCCCGAGCAAGAAGCGAATAGATACAAAGACGGTATCAATTCTTTGCGGAGGTGGCATATGAAAGCGCTGTTTATCGGGGGAACGGGAATTATCAGTTCCGCGATCACGAAACAATTATCGGAGACCGGGTGCGAGCTGTATCTGCTGAACCGGGGCAATCGCAGCGGCAGTCTGCCGAAGAACGTGCACGTTCTTCAAGCGGACATCAACGACGAGGCGCATGTCGCGCAATTGATCGCGGATTTGAATTTCGACGTCGTGGCGGACTTTATCGCCTTCCGCCCTGCGCAGCTGGAGCGGGACTTCCGGCTGTTTAGCGGGAAAACGAAGCAGTTTATCTTCATCAGCTCGGCGTCGGCTTACCAGAAACCGCTGTCCGATTATCGGGTGTCCGAGAGCACGCCGCTCGCGAATCCCTACTGGGAATACTCCAGGAACAAGATTGCCTGCGAAGAATATCTGATGAAGCAGTACCGCGAGAACGGGTTTCCGATTACGATCGTCCGGCCGAGCCATACGTACGACGAGCGCTCCATTCCGCTTGGCGTGCATGGCAGCAAGGGCTCTTGGCAGGTCGCGAAGCGCATGCTCGAGAACAAGCCTGTCATTATACACGGCGATGGCACGTCCTTGTGGACGATGACGCACAACGGCGATTTTGCTCAAGGCTTCATCGGTCTCATGGGCAACCTGCATGCCATCGGAGAGTCGGTGCAAATTACGTCGGATGAAACGGTGACCTGGAACCAGATCTATGCAGCCATTGCCGACGCGCTCGGCGTGAAGCTCCAGGCAGTCCATGTATCGTCGTCGTTCTTGGCGGCTTGCAGCCAAGAGGACTACACGGGCGGCTTGATCGGAGATAAAGCGAACTCCGTCGTATTCGACAATACGAAGCTGAAGCGGCTCGTTCCGGGATTCGCGGCGACCACGCGCTTCGATCAAGGAATCAAAGCGACGGTGAACCATATACTGGCCCATCCTGAACTGCAAACCGAAGACCCGGCCTTCGACGCATGGTGCGATAAAGTGATCGATGCGCTGCACGGGGCGGCCGAGGCGGTCAAGGAATCGCTCGCGATGAAGGAATAAGGACAGCAAGTTATATCTGCCGGCGCAGAGGGTAGCGCGGAGATCAGACAACGACTGGCAGCAGGTCATCATTCATAGTATATGGCGGCGGCCCTGCGTATGCGGGTCTGCCGCTTCCTTAAGGGAGAGGAGCTATTGAAATGCCAAGCCAAAGCCAATCTTATTCATTCCAGCGTCAGATCGAAACTTATTTGCATGCGGACATTATCGTTATCGGAGGGGGCCCTGCGGGCACGGCTGCCGCGATCGGCGCGGCAAGAAGCGGGAAGAAGGTAGCCCTGCTGGAGAAATCGGCGCAATTGGGCGGTATGGGGACGCTCGCTAACGTAAGCATTTTCATGCCTGTCGGCAATGTGACCGGCATCTACCGGGAGATCATCTCCGAGGTGCTGGCGGAATACTTGCCGGCGGATCACGATCAGTCCATCGCGCCGCAATATTCGCCGTTCCTGCTGCGGCAATATTTTAACGAGAAGATGAAGAAAGAGAACGTGCAGGTCTTCTACCATTGCGAATTTATCGGCACGGTTCATGAGGATGGCCGGATCAATGCGGTTATCGTCTCGACGCGCGAAGGGCTGCGGGCTTTCGAAGCCGAGCAGTTCATCGATTGCACGGGCGATGCGCGGGTGGCGATCGACGCGGGCGTCCCTCATCGCACGGGCAGGGAAGAGGATGGCCTCACGCAGCCGATGACGTTAATGTTCATGATGCAGAATACCGGCAAGCCGGTGACGCCCATACTGCCGGAAGGCTGCTACCTCTATAACGAAGTGTCCGATCTGCCGCAAGGACGGAGACTCTATTGGGAGCAAAACAACGACGGTTCGCTGCTCGTCAACATGTCGCGGGTCAAGGCGAACGGCGCGAAGATCGAAGAGATCAACTACGCGGAAGTGGAAGCGCTGCGGCAAGTTTACTCCATCGCGCATTACTTGCAGCGGACGGGGTTCGAGACGTACGCGCTGACGCATATCGCGCCGCAAACGGGCGTCAGGGAGACGAACCAAATCGAGGGGCTCTATACGTTGACCGAGCAGGACGTGGTGAGCGGCACGCGGTTCGCGGACGTGGTCGCGCAGACGAACTATGAAATCGACATCCACAGTCCCGATGCGAAGAAAACGACGGACGAGCGCCATGTCGACGGGTACGACATTCCGTATCGCTGCATGGTGCCCGAGGCGTTCGACAACCTGCTCGTCGCGGGCCGGGCGATCTCCGCGACGCATGTCGCGATGTCGTCCATGCGCGTGCAGGCGACATGTTATGCGCTTGGCCAGGCAGCGGGCGCGGCTGCGGCCATCTCGCTCGATACCGGTTGTTCGATGCGGGACGTTTCCATGCATCAGCTGCACGGCGAGCTGGAACGGCAGGGCGTCCGGTTTCTGGGACAGCGGGCCGGAAGCGTGCAGGCGGCAGATTAACGACAGCTAATAGTAGGATGCCGAGCTGATGCCGCATCCATGCAGCGGGATTCAACCGCATAAGACAAAGCCGCACAAAGCCGCTCCAAGACCTTGGGGCGGCTTTCTTTTTGCTTTTGCGCATGCTTCGCCCTGTTCTGCACGGCAAAAATACCCGTATGGCGACGTGTTGCTTTTTAGGAACAGGCATGTTAAATTAACTTATGTAAAATTAAATTGTGTACAATTGAATTATAATAAATCAAAAGGAGAGAGGCACAATGGAGACACTATATACCGCAATCGCAACAGCAGAAGGTGGAAGAAACGGCAGGGTGGCCTCGTCCGACGGCGTCTTGGACGTCAATGTGCGGATGCCGAAAGCATTGGGCGGAAACGGCGAGGAAGGCACGAATCCGGAGCAATTGTTCGCCGCAGGCTATGCGGCCTGCTTCGACAGCGCGCTGAATTTGGTGGCTCGCATGCGGAAAGTGCAGCATACGGGAACGGACGTTACGGCGCATGTCAGCATTGGCAAAGCGGCGGACGGCGGATTCGAGCTGGCGGCGCAGCTGCATGTGAACGTGGACGGCGTCGATCAGCAGACCGCCGAGGAGCTTGTTCAGGCGGCGCACGGCGTGTGCCCGTATTCCAGGGCGACCCGCGGCAACATTGACGTGAAGCTGGTCGTGAACGGACAGCATTAAGCGCTCGCTGTTTGTCATCATGGACATAATAGAGCATGGCCGAATAGCGTCCTTAACTGCGTGTCTCGCGCAGCGAGGGACGCTTTTTGTTGTGGGCGGGCAGCCGATTCAGCCGATTCATGAACGCGGATGACGGGACGCAGGCATGGTTATTGAAAGTAGCTCTGTATGAAGGTGCGCAGCAGATCGGCCGAGGGCGACAGCGTGCGGCCCTTCAGCCATGCAAGGCCAATCTCGCGGCGGCAGAGCGGCTCCGTTACCCGGAGCTTCTTGATTTTATTGGACGTGATGCCCGTGAACGAGGGAATGAGCGTCACTCCGATACCGGAGGAGACGAGAACCGATACGGTGGCCACGTCCTCGCCTTCGAAGACAATATGCGGCGTGAAGCCGGCTTGCTGACAGAACTGATCCGTCAGCGCGCGCATGCTGTAGCCTTTCTTGAAGCTGATGAACGGATCTTGCGACAGCTCCTCCAAACGGATGGCGTCCCGGTCCGCAAGCCGATGCTTCGCGGGCACGTACACGTACAGCTCCTCGTCGAGCAGCTTTTGCCATTCCAATTGGTTTCGATGGTCGATCGCTCCCAATATGCTGAGATCCGCTTCGCTGTCTAACAGCTGCCGTATGATCCCGGCGGTCGTGTTCTGGAAGAGCTGCAATTTGACTTGCGGATAGAGCTGGTTGAACTTGCCGATGAAGTCCGGCAGCAGACTCAGTCCGAAGGTCATGACGAATGCGAGCGATACTGTGCCGGTGTACGGATCCTTCAACTGCTGGAGCTCGTGGATGCCGTCTTGGATCTCCTGCAGCCCCTTCTCGACCCGGGTCAAGAACAGCCGGCCGTAAGCGTTCAGCTTCACGGAGCGTCCGACGCGGTCGAACAACGAAACGCCGAGCGTCTCCTCCAAGTGGGTGATCGACCGGCTCAGCGCGGGCTGCGATATCGCGAGCCGTTCAGCCGCCCGCGTGAAATGCTCGGTCCGGGCGACCACGCGAAAATATTCAAGCTGCTGCCATTCCACCTTATTCGCGGCCTCCTTTCGTCATACCAGTAACTAAAATGCATCATTTGTATATCAATAATAAATTGGACGTTATGAATTGTCGAGGCGTAAACTAGGTACCAGCCAGAAACAAGAGTTGGGGGTCGGCATTCATATGGCATTCATTGACAAAGGGAGTTCGGCTTACCAGCGCGCGCTGTTCAGCATGCTGCTCGGCAGCATCGTGACATTCGCCGTTCTATATAGTCCGCAAACCTTGCTTGGGGAATTCTCCGAACAATTCCAGGTGTCGCCGTCATCGGCCAGCATGGTGATTTCATTCTCGACCATTTCGCTGGCGTTCTGCATGATGTTCGTCTCGGCCTTCTCGAACGCTTGGGGGAGGAAGAGCATCATGGTCGTCTCGCTGTTCGCGACGTCCGTGCTCGCCATTCTCTCTTCGTTCAGCCATAGCTTTCATCTGCTCCTCGTCCTGCGGCTGCTGCTCGGGATTAGCCTATCGGGGTTCCCGGCGATTGCCATGACTTACTTAAACGAAGAAATCGCGCCGGCCAGCATCGGCAAAGTAATGGGCGTCTACGTGGGCGGAACGGCGATCGGCGGCTTCGTCGGCCGCGTGATCGTCAGCCTGCTGACGGATCTATTCGATTGGCATATCGGGCTGTTGATACTCGGCCTATTCAGCTTCGTCTGCAGCATGCTGTTCTGGCTGTACCTGCCGCGGTCGCGCAACTTCAAGCCGGCGGGCATCTCCTTGCGCATCTGGCTGGACGGGCTGAAGGGCGGTCTATCCAACAAAAAGCTGCTGCCGCTCTATGCGGCCGGCTTCCTGCTGCTCGGCGGCTACGTAACCTTGTTCAACTATATCGGCTACTTGCTCGCCAAGCCTCCGTACGGCTTGAGCCAGACGGTCATCGGCATGCTGTTCGTCTTCCAGTTGGTCGGCTCCTGGAGTTCGTTCCTGTTCGGGAAGCTCGCCGACCGGCACTCGCGCGCGGGGCTGATTGCCCTTGGCGTCATCCTGTCGTTGCTCGGCGCCGCGTTCACGCTCGCCGGCAGTCTCGTCTGGACGATCATCGGCATCGTTCTGTTCGCCTGCGGCTTCTTCGCGGGCCATACGGTCGCAAGCGGCTGGGTGGGCAAGATGGCGCCGCAGCCGTTCAAGGCCTACGCCTCATCGCTTTATCTGCTGTTCTATTATCTGGGTTCCAGCCTGCTCGGCACGACGGGCGGCGCGTTCCTGTCGGCTTACGATTGGCCCGGCGTGATCGGCTTGATCTGCGGCCTGCTCGTCATGGTCATGATTCTAGCGGCCACGCTGGCCGGACGTCTGGGGCTTCGCAGGGTTAGGGAGCAACATTAAAGCAAAGCATGCGTATAGCGCATCATCAAAAAGAAATAAGGATGACATTGCCAGCGCGACGCAGAACGGGATACAATAAAGTGATTGAATCGAACCAAAGGGGGCGGGGGATATGAAGAAGCGACGCATTCGCTGCGAGCGGACGGCTGTTCGTCATTCCTATTCACGTTCTTTCAAACACCGAAGCGCATCGTGCTTTGGTGTTTTTTTATTCTTGCGGAGGTGAGCGGATGGCCAGGTATCGGAGAGTGCTGATCAAGCTTAGCGGCGGGGCGGTTGCGGGAGGTTCGGAATTCGGGTTTGCATCCGAAAGGCTGGAGCATATCGCCAGCGAGATTATGTCGGTGCTCGATCTTGGAGTCGAGGTGGCGATCGTCATCGGCGGCGGTAATATCTTTCGCGGCAATATGGCCGAGACATGGGGCATCGAGCGGGCGGAGGCCGACAACATCGGGACGCTGGCGACGGTCATCAACAGCCTGATGCTTCGCGGCGTATTGAAAGCGAGAACCGGCAAGGAAATTCGCGTCATGACGTCCATACCGGCGACATCGGTAGCGGAGCCTTATATCCGGCTGCGGGCCATGCACCATCTGGAGAAAGGTTATATCGTCATCTTCGCGGGCGGCAACGGGCAGCCGTTCGTGACGACCGATTACCCTTCGGTTCAACGGGCCATCGAAGTGAACTGCGAGGCGCTGTTGGTCGCGAAACAAGGCGTCGACGGCGTGTTTGATGCCGACCCGAAGCGCGACAGCCAAGCGAGGAAGTTCAAATCGCTCCACTACGACGATGTACTGCAGCGGAATTTGACGGTCATGGATCAATCGGCGTTCATTCTGGCGAGAGATTACAAGCTTCCGATGCATGTATTCAATTTCGATCGGCCCGGATCGATGAGGGCGATCTGCGAAGGGGGCGATATCGGAACCGTCATCAGCGGCGATGCAGGACTCGAGTTGGAGTAAACGGCGGAACTTCGATCCTAAGTCCTACGCGGCAGCAGCCGGTCTCGCGGAGAGACCGGTTCTTTTGTCATACCCGCTGAAAGGCGTTCGGGGAAGACGGCCAGCCGCCGTCGGAAGAGACATTTATCGACAAAAAAACGGAAATCGACTACAATACTAGTAAAATCACTCTCTTTTTATCCTTAAAGAATGTTTAAATTTCGTACTTGATGACAGACTTTCCTTCGTTCCGTATGTTATGTTAATGAACGTTTTCGTGCCAACGAACCAATCGGAGCTTCCCGCATGGCTTTCCTTACTCGATCATTCCTCCTATTTGTGTGCCGGCAGAATATCCTCATCCTTCTCAACTCTGTGTTTTTCAGATGATTTGCCTATTATTCTATTGTCCGACTAAATTGAAACCGCTACAGTAATAGAATAAGAACATAATTAAATGTAAAACTTTTACATTTAATACTTTAGAAAAGCGTTAGAGCGCTTTCAAAGCGGCTAGTAGAGGGGGCCCGAAATAGTGATAAGGACGGAGAAGCCTGAATTTATTATGCAATCGAATCGATTTTGTGAGCAAATTGGCATGGATCCGAGGAAGATTCCCTTTCCTCAGAAGATTTTGACACCTGCGGAACTCGGGACTTTAAGAGAAGAGTACGAAGAAATTTTATCGGTGGTCAGTTTCTTCGGCGATAAAGTCTTGCAGCTTCTGCAAGGGACGCCGCTGCTGTTGTCGGTTTGCGACGATCGGGGCTTCGTGCTGCATATGATGGGCGACGAGACGATCAAGAAGACCATTTACGACCTTGGCATCAGCCCGGGCGTCCAATTCACGGAAGCGAGCATGGGAACCAATGTGGTGAACATGTCGCTGAAGTATAATCAGTCGCCCATCGAACTGATCGGCGATGACCATTACCATGAATATCTGCACGGCAGTGCCTGCTATGCGGTCGCATTCCACTATACGGACGTCAATGACCTGCTGGGCACCTTGACGATCATGACCGCCAAGGAATTCCAGAATCCGATGATGATCACGATGCTGGCGACGACGGTCGATTCCATCGAGCGGGAGCTGCTCCTGCGCAAACAGAATCAGAAACTCAATATTTTAAACCAAATCATTATGGATAACACCCGCAACGGCATCGTTCTGACGAGCCGGGAGGGCGAGATCATTACGTTCAACCAATACGCGGAGCTGTTCACCGGCAGAACCAAGGAAGAGATGCTGGGCACGGAGGTCCGCTTCCTCCCGAGCATGGGCGAATATATTTACGAGGTCATCCAGAACGGAACAACCTTCGAAGATATTCAGATGAGCTTCGAGCACAACGAGACCGAAGACCGGCTGGTCTGCTTGTTCGACGCCTTCCCCCTCTATGACGAGAAGAAGAAGCTGCTGGGGGCCTTCGGCCAATTCCGAAGTATCACCGACCGCGTCAAGGCGGAGGAAAGGTACAACTATCTAGCCAATCACGACGACTTAACGAAGCTGCCTAACCGCCGATTCTTTAAGGAGAAGGTGACCTCGCTCATCCACCAGATGCAGGAATGCAACAGGCAGGTCGCCGTCGTATGCCTGGACCTGGACCGGTTCAAAATCATCAACGATACGCTTGGTCACTCCAGCGGCGACACGCTGCTCGTGATGGTTGCCTCGCGGCTGCAAGAAATTCTGGCGCCGGACGAATTGATCGCAAGGATGGGCGGGGATGAATTCATGTTCGCCTTCTCCCAAGCCAATTGCGAGGAAGCAGCCGTGAAGCGGGTCAAGGATATTCTCAACGTGTTCAGCGAGCCGCTTAACCTGAACGGCTATGACTTCCATCTGACGGCAAGCGCGGGCATCTCCATCTACCCGAAGGACGGCCATAATTTGGAAGAGCTGATGATTACGGCGGACACGGCAATGTACAGCGCGAAGAGCCGCGGCTTGAACACCTATGCGTTATATTCGCCCGACATGAACATTACGACCCGCGAGCGGATCGTACTCGAGAGCTCGCTCCGGAAGGCCATCGAGAACAATGAATTCCGGCTGCACTATCAGCCCCAGGTCGACATCAGCACCGGGGAGCTGAAAGGCGTAGAGGCGCTCGTCCGCTGGATGCATCCCATCAAAGGCTTAATACCGCCGAACGATTTTATTCCGATCGCCGAAGAGACGGGGCTCATTCATCAGATCGACACCTGGGTGCTTCGCACCGCCTGCCGGCAGAACAAGCAATGGCAGGATGAGGGGCTGCCTCCGTTTCGCGTTTCCGTCAATCTGTCCTCCATGGAATTTCTGGACGAAGGACTCGTCGACGTAGTCAAGTCCGCGCTGGACGAATCCGGCCTGGACCCGAAGTATTTGGACCTCGAGATTACCGAGACGATGACGATGAACGTCGAGCATGCCATTCCGATGCTGCGCAATCTGCACTCCTTGGGCATTCAAATCAGTATCGACGATTTCGGAACCGGCTACAGCTCCTTGAGCTACCTGAAGAATTTCTCCATTAACCGGTTGAAGATCGACCAGAGCTTCGTGAGAGACATCAGCAAAGAAGAGAATGGGACGAGCATCGTCAGCGTTATTATCGCAATGGCCCATAGCATGAATTTGGAAGTCGTCGCGGAAGGCGTGGAGGAGAAAGAACAGCTGCGCTTCTTGCAGGTACAGAAATGCGATGAAGTGCAGGGTTATTACTTCAGCCGGCCTATTCCCGCGGAGGAATTCGGGCAGTCCTTTCCAGAGCTGGTAGTCAAAATGAAAAAGCTGTACTGATATCGATTAGGGGGATTACGCGCAATGCCGACAGTAAGCAATGTTCTTGTTAAGCATTTGTCCCAGTGGGGAGTAACCCACGCGTTCGGAATTCCAGGAAAGCCCATCACGCCTCTTATACTTGAAATGGATCATGCGGGGATTACTTTCGTGCTCAGCAAACACGAGGAAGGAGCCGGCCTGGAGGCAGCGGGCTATTCCCTTGTGCGGGAAGGCCTCGGCGTCGCCGTCGGCACGGCCGGTCCGGGCGGCATCAATATGCTGACCGCGGCAGGACAGGCGCTCTTCACGAATTTGCCCGTGTTATTCATTACCGGCTCCCCTCCGATCGGAGAAATCGGTAAAGTGCTTGGCCAGGACAGCACGATGTTCGGGACGGACCTTGTCAAAATGTTCGAGCCCGTGACGAAATTCAGCGCCCGCGTGGATCGCGGCGACCTGCTCAGAGTATACCTGGAGCATGCGATGGACCGCGCGTTTACCGGCGTCCGTGGGCCTGTCCATCTGTGCATACCTCATGATGTCCTGTCGGAACAAATCGCGGATTTCGATCTGCCGCTTCCTGATGCCTATCCGTCGACCATCGCATCGAACCTGGATATGGCGGCATCGCTGCTCGCCGATGCGAAGCGCCCGCTGCTGTTTCTCGGAGGAGCGCTGCATGCGCAGCATGCCTACCGCGAAGTCGAGGCTTTCGCCAAGAAGTGGTCGCTGCCCGTGGCGACGACGCCTGGAGGCAAAGGGGTGTTCCGTACGGATCACCCGCTGCATCTCGGCCCGTATGGATTGGGCGGAAATGCCCGCACGGAGGCGTATCTGAACAAAGGCGTCGATCTGATGATCGTCGTCGGGAGCCAGCTAAGCGACTTGGAGATTCCGGGGCTTTCCCCATCGATGTATCCGAAGCATGTCATCCACTTCGATCACGATTCGCGGTTTATCGGACGGGCATTGCCCGTGCCGACGACGCCGGTGCTTGGGAACATTCGCGCGAATTTGCAGGCGATGCTGAAATTTGCCGACATTCACGTCCCGCCGCGGGAGCTGCCCGCAGCCGAAGAGGCGGATTATGAGCAAGAGCCCGGTCCTTATCTCCGCGGCAAGCAAGTGATGGAGGTGCTGCGCGAACAACTGCCTGCGGATACGCTCGTTTACGGCGACGCCGGCAGTCACTCGTTCTACGCGATCAAGCATTTCGATATCCAGGTGCCGGGTACGTTTTATTTCGAAGAAGTCTACGCCACCATGGGAAGGGCGATCGGCTACGCGGTCGGCGCGAAGTTCGGAGCGCCCGAACGAACCGTTGCCTGTCTGACCGGCGACGGCTGCATGTTCATGAACGGCACGGAAGTGTCGACGGCGGCGAATTACGATGCGCCCGTTCTCTTCCTGGTCGCGAACAACTCGAGCATCGATATGGTCGACAAAGGGATGGCGCGGCATTTGGGCAAAGCGGTCGGGACAACGTACAAGGTGCCGCTGGATGCGGCCAAGTTCGGGGAAGCGCTCGGCGCCAAGGGGTATCGCTGCGAGACGACGGATGAATTGCGGTCGGCGCTCGCGGACGCGCTGCAATCGAATCGAACCTGCGTCATCGATATCATCATGGATCCGCAAGAAATACCCCCGACCATGAAGCGGGGATAAGGAGGTAACGGCATGGAACCGAATCAAACCAATCAAGAGCGTTATGAAGCAGGCATTAAGACGCTGCAGACCATGGTCGGCGATCATGGCGTGCAAATGATCCAGCAAATCGGCGAGTTTTTCCCCGATTTCGGGCACACGTTAATCTCCTTCGGCTTCGGCGATCTGTACTCGCGAGATACGCTCACCTTGAAGGAGCGCGAGATCATAACGATTACTTCGCTGATTACGCAAGGTGCGATGGAGCAGCTGCCGTTCCATGTCCATGCCGCGCTCAATGTCGGCATGCAACCGCAGGAAGTGCTTGAGATCGTGCTGCACTGCGGCGGATATGCCGGATTTCCGAAGGCATGCGGCGCGTTGGACGTGGTACGGAAAGTGTTCCAGGAACGCGGTATTCTTCAGGCCGTCTAATGAACGGGGAAAACAACAAGCCTTGTTATGAGCCGCGTTGAACCGCCGCTTTGATTCAATTTGAGCGTTTCGGGCTGTTTGGCTGGCCTCATTCGTTGATCGTTAATATGCTCGGCCGTCTCTACCGGCGGCGTGGATCCCCGTCTCTCCCTATGGAGAGGCGGGGATTATTTGTGCTGCGGAACGCCGTCCTCCAGGCTGGAGAGATAGGCGGCATACTCCATCGGCCGCCGATAGATGCGCTGCTCGAAAGCGATGCCCTTCAGATCGCTATAGACGCTCTTATGGGGCTTGCCGTTCAGCTCGATGATCCAGAGCTTCTTGCGGGTATCGACAATGAAATCGACGCTGAGCTCGCCGAGCAGGCCCAGCTGCGTTTCGGCTGCCTGCGCGGCGCCGCGGCTTGCGGCTTCCAGTGTCCGCGCGCTCTCCCCGATCTCGCCCGGCTCGAAGATGACGGGCAGGATCTCGGCCGCATCCGCAACGGCTTCGCAGACGGCGGT
It encodes:
- a CDS encoding LysR family transcriptional regulator translates to MEWQQLEYFRVVARTEHFTRAAERLAISQPALSRSITHLEETLGVSLFDRVGRSVKLNAYGRLFLTRVEKGLQEIQDGIHELQQLKDPYTGTVSLAFVMTFGLSLLPDFIGKFNQLYPQVKLQLFQNTTAGIIRQLLDSEADLSILGAIDHRNQLEWQKLLDEELYVYVPAKHRLADRDAIRLEELSQDPFISFKKGYSMRALTDQFCQQAGFTPHIVFEGEDVATVSVLVSSGIGVTLIPSFTGITSNKIKKLRVTEPLCRREIGLAWLKGRTLSPSADLLRTFIQSYFQ
- a CDS encoding S-layer homology domain-containing protein, translating into MSRLRMSFSFLIVFSLVTGAAAVGYAAPSAASQESSRFWASSTSDDWLAKGWLHGYADGTVRLGKSVSRAEFLAFVNRAFALTNAGPADYPDLRRDAWYDGDFAIALRAGYVDSIGGLMRPAQAVTREEGASMLASLLHLDLADEDVSAFKDGADIAAANRGAVAALFKIGVLNAFPEDGFKPAEPLTRAGAVAMIYAAWETGMAGN
- a CDS encoding SDR family oxidoreductase, which produces MKALFIGGTGIISSAITKQLSETGCELYLLNRGNRSGSLPKNVHVLQADINDEAHVAQLIADLNFDVVADFIAFRPAQLERDFRLFSGKTKQFIFISSASAYQKPLSDYRVSESTPLANPYWEYSRNKIACEEYLMKQYRENGFPITIVRPSHTYDERSIPLGVHGSKGSWQVAKRMLENKPVIIHGDGTSLWTMTHNGDFAQGFIGLMGNLHAIGESVQITSDETVTWNQIYAAIADALGVKLQAVHVSSSFLAACSQEDYTGGLIGDKANSVVFDNTKLKRLVPGFAATTRFDQGIKATVNHILAHPELQTEDPAFDAWCDKVIDALHGAAEAVKESLAMKE
- a CDS encoding ABC transporter ATP-binding protein — protein: MAAIHMKEITKTYSNGKTVIENLELEIKDRSFTVLLGPSGCGKTTALRMIAGLEEVSAGQMYIGDKDVTKAEPGERGIAMVFQNYAIYPHMTVRKNIEFGLKNIRLPKDEIGKRVEQVVNMVGLQDYVNAKPSTLSGGQRQRIALARAISKQPEVFLMDEPLSNLDAKLRNQMRSELIELHRNLQSTFIFVTHDQIEAMTMATDIVIFNHGIIMQQGTPKEVYVNPSNLFVATFIGDPGMNTVLLPAIGTIGFRPQKVKQTMQADFQGVQASGIIMTKEMLGMDHLYHVATGLGTIIMKTEIDFDSGERVELYISEHDLYYFDTNEQRTRDAKLIESALNKVSSMEGVTVTRNPMASHVYG
- a CDS encoding FAD-dependent oxidoreductase, producing the protein MPSQSQSYSFQRQIETYLHADIIVIGGGPAGTAAAIGAARSGKKVALLEKSAQLGGMGTLANVSIFMPVGNVTGIYREIISEVLAEYLPADHDQSIAPQYSPFLLRQYFNEKMKKENVQVFYHCEFIGTVHEDGRINAVIVSTREGLRAFEAEQFIDCTGDARVAIDAGVPHRTGREEDGLTQPMTLMFMMQNTGKPVTPILPEGCYLYNEVSDLPQGRRLYWEQNNDGSLLVNMSRVKANGAKIEEINYAEVEALRQVYSIAHYLQRTGFETYALTHIAPQTGVRETNQIEGLYTLTEQDVVSGTRFADVVAQTNYEIDIHSPDAKKTTDERHVDGYDIPYRCMVPEAFDNLLVAGRAISATHVAMSSMRVQATCYALGQAAGAAAAISLDTGCSMRDVSMHQLHGELERQGVRFLGQRAGSVQAAD
- a CDS encoding organic hydroperoxide resistance protein produces the protein METLYTAIATAEGGRNGRVASSDGVLDVNVRMPKALGGNGEEGTNPEQLFAAGYAACFDSALNLVARMRKVQHTGTDVTAHVSIGKAADGGFELAAQLHVNVDGVDQQTAEELVQAAHGVCPYSRATRGNIDVKLVVNGQH